From Methanooceanicella nereidis, a single genomic window includes:
- a CDS encoding MazG nucleotide pyrophosphohydrolase domain-containing protein — MSYTIERLILEIRSSLPDDYVIRSKDDALIKAAFTAEELGEVVRAISRGSDREVVKECADTIVGLLQIIDYYNEDDVSGIDSAFGETLNRLKSRKNGDP, encoded by the coding sequence ATGTCATACACGATCGAGAGGCTGATCCTGGAGATCAGGTCAAGCCTGCCGGATGATTATGTGATACGCTCAAAAGACGATGCGCTGATAAAGGCCGCTTTTACGGCAGAGGAACTCGGGGAAGTGGTCAGGGCGATATCCCGCGGCAGCGACAGGGAAGTCGTGAAGGAATGCGCCGATACTATCGTCGGGCTCCTGCAGATAATAGACTACTATAACGAGGATGATGTATCCGGGATCGATTCGGCATTTGGCGAAACTCTAAATAGGTTGAAGTCCAGAAAAAATGGAGATCC